In the genome of Mycteria americana isolate JAX WOST 10 ecotype Jacksonville Zoo and Gardens chromosome 7, USCA_MyAme_1.0, whole genome shotgun sequence, one region contains:
- the SAMD7 gene encoding sterile alpha motif domain-containing protein 7, which yields MTPRDHMRKMSILGEQGTLEEKHLYRLASGMAAGELRQRQEVLMRNQLMAVNPQLMGAGQQRIQAIPSQFEPRLVDRDLLPSTEMMASADPRQIHIASHLGPTVPQHANMPNILSNRVYPGPGYSFLQPESMEAVARRQELVQKQNIARMEMEMSAIFQQKEMEKAHRKGLLGLEAPFLYHGMPASPIAFRGRHRLPEGHLPSDLYVNRTTLDEIHGNTMLMATCPYPPVSTLQRERGRRPGRRAGNHKTADCSANGTKNQADDKTTDPASAAADDEKDKKEAEVETPNKHEQSKNQTEPSAVAKNCKEFEQSLRKNCATHEISAETNSCSNTNEKESNSSCAAFDDKYMYPSAIPFSALPYGFPVPSNPLVPSGAHGLILNGEDISAIEDIRKWTVDDVYNFIVSLPGCSDYAQLFKDHAIDGETLPLLTEEHLLDTMGLKLGPALKIRSQVSRRLGNVFYMMNLPLSVPLPPAAGKPSDQPSDIASPLHCNSSGDTLDSPCSQDPETSKAVEQIVSDSRENPCDTAGSQADFQMITFQKS from the exons ATGACTCCACGAGATCACATGAGAAAAATGTCTATCCTGGGGGAACAAGGAACACTAGAAGAAAAGCACTTATACCGATTAGCAAGTGGCATGGCAGCAGGAG AACTGCGGCAGCGGCAAGAGGTGCTAATGAGAAATCAGTTGATGGCAGTAAACCCTCAGCTAATGGGCGCAGGCCAGCAGAGAATACAGGCAATTCCCTCCCAGTTTGAGCCTCGTCTGGTAGACAG AGATCTGTTACCTTCAACTGAAATGATGGCATCAGCTGACCCAAGACAAATCCATATAGCATCCCACCTTGGACCCACAGTCCCACAGCACGCAAACATGCCAAACATACTGTCCAACCGTGTTTACCCAGGGCCAG GATATAGCTTTCTGCAACCAGAATCCATGGAAGCTGTGGCCAGAAGACAGGAATTGGttcaaaagcaaaacattgcCAG GATGGAAATGGAGATGAGTgctatttttcagcaaaaagaaatggagaaagctCATCGGAAAGGGCTACTGGGCCTGGAAGCACCTTTCCTTTACCATGGGATGCCAGCTAGTCCCATTGCTTTCCGTGGCAGGCACAGACTACCTGAAGGCCATCTTCCCAGTGACTTATATGTTAATCGTACCACCCTCGATGAAATTCATGGCAACACTATGCTCATGGCAACCTGCCCATACCCTCCAGTCAGCACTTTGCAAAGGGAGAGGGGACGTCgaccagggagaagagctggaAATCACAAAACTGCAGACTGTAGTGCCAATGGCACAAAGAACCAAGCTGACGACAAAACTACGGACCCTGCTTCAGCTGCAGCGGATGatgagaaagacaagaaagaagcagaggtaGAGACACCAAACAAACATgaacaaagcaaaaaccagacTGAGCCATCTGCAGTTGCCAAAAACTGTAAGGAGTTTGAACAAAGCTTGAGAAAAAACTGTGCCACTCATGAAATTTCTGCTGAAACCAACAGCTGCAGCAACACAAATGAGAAGGAATCTAATAGCTCCTGTGCTGCTTTTGATGACAAATACATGTACCCTTCTGCAATCCCATTCTCAGCGTTACCATATGGATTTCCAGTACCTAGCAACCCATTGGTCCCTTCAG GAGCACATGGCCTGATCCTGAATGGAGAAGACATTTCTGCCATTGAAGACATTCGCAAGTGGACTGTTGATGATGTATACAACTTCATCGTTAGCCTCCCAGGCTGTTCAGATTATGCCCAG TTATTTAAAGACCACGCTATTGATGGAGAAACCCTCCCACTGCTAACAGAGGAACATCTCCTGGATACAATGGGATTAAAACTCGGACCAGCATTAAAAATCCGCTCTCAG GTGTCTCGACGACTGGGCAATGTGTTCTACATGATGAATCTTCCTCTGTCCGTGCCCCTGCCACCTGCTGCAGGCAAACCCTCAGATCAGCCCTCTGACATAGCCTCCCCTCTTCACTGCAACAGCAGTGGCGATACACTGGATAGTCCCTGCTCTCAGGACCCAGAAACTTCAAAAGCAGTGGAACAGATCGTTTCAGACAGCAGGGAAAATCCATGTGACACAGCTGGATCTCAGGCTGACTTCCAGATGATCACTTTTCAGAAAAGTTGA